A segment of the Hemicordylus capensis ecotype Gifberg chromosome 6, rHemCap1.1.pri, whole genome shotgun sequence genome:
CCGCAGAGGACTGGCAAAAGAATCCTGACCAAGGACAAGGACAAGCACAGGATGAAGAGCTCGCCTGGCTCATTGCCCTCCATAGACTTCCCGGTCCTTTCTCTTGCCAATGTAACTGGATGGCTCTATGTAGAAAGAAGACCTATCAGGACACTGGATGCCTCAGTTACTGGACAGGACATTAGTTTGATGTCATGTCAAGTGTGTCATCACCTAGTTATGGGCTTGACTTTACAGCAGCCATCTATCCAGGTGCCTGGTGCAAATTAGAATAATCACGGCATAGAGACAGGGGCGGTTAGTTCCACACAATTTTCTAAtagaaaccccccaccccaataaagCAGGGTTTTAACCCCAAAAGTGCCGCTTACTGGAGGTAAAGCATCTGAAAGTTGATAATTTATTACTTGTAGAACATATAACAATTATCAATTCAACAATCTAACAGCAGGAAAAAGTTAGAAACGTAAGAAAtggccttatcctgagtcagacctttggttcaACTAGCCCAgtctgatctacactgactggcagcagctcctcgggATATCTGGCAGGGTCACTCcgcagccctagctggagatccTAGTTTAAGTTTATTCTTATGGATGGAAGTCGGTGGTCATAAAAACTGTGACAGGGAACCAAACGTCCTCTGAGTTTTCAGAAAGTTGTTCAAAATTGGCTAAAAGATTAGTTAAGATTCTATCAGCCTTTTTGTACTTTTCAAAAAATGTCTGCTGAATAAAATTGTACCAAATTAAAGTTTTTTCTGCCTCATAGATCCTACGGAAACTGATCATTTTCTTGTAGATGTTTACTTCCTGTAGGACATTATCTTTAGCTGCTCCTAACTCCCACAATATCCCATGCTGTcattttcaggacagtttagaatgcctctaaataccagttgcaggggagcagcagcaggagagggggcatgctctcacctcttgccggtgggcttctcagaggcatttggtgggccactgtgtgaaacaagatgctggactagataggccttgggccagatccaagACCCCACATTCTTTCCTCTGTTGAAAGAACTacgctggctgccgatatgtttccaggcaaaatacaaggtgctggtcattacctataaaaccctaaacagcttaggccctgggtatttaagaaaacgtcttcttcaccatgagccccattgcccattgagatcatctggagaggttcgcctgcagctgccaccaaccaCCTTGgaagctactcgggaacgggccttctctgttgctgcccctagactgcgctccctgttgaaataagagcctccccatctctggcaactttttaaaaggcactgaaaacacatttattcacccaggcttttaatcagatttttggtttaatttttaaaaatgtttttaaatggttttaatgttaatgattttaattgtttaattgatttagtttgattttaagtgtttttattttgatgtaaaccaccctgagccatttttggaagggcggtatttaaatcaaataaataaataaataaatctagcagGGTTTTATATTCTAAGATTATTGCACACAGCCTTGGCTTGCAGTCGGGCTAAGAAGCCAGGCTAGGCGGCACTggcctgccaggatcgggccagtctcacatgcagcctaaccttgGCTGGGCGTCCCTGAAGGCATCCCTCACCTGGGTTAGGCTACGCATGAGAGCAGCCTCAGTAAGTTTTGGGAAGATGATGAACCCTGGAGAATAATACACATGTCCTCAAGGAAGGATGTTGGAATTCCAAGAGCAACAGCCAAATCCAGTTTGGAGAGTAAAGGGTTAACTTTACCTTTGGCATGTAATTGGctgctgcagggagtgggggggattGATATGCGAATCAGTTCCTGCATTCCATCAGGCAGAGAGGCTTTCTCCCAGCCCTGACACAGAGAGACTTCCAAGGCTCCCCTCACCACAGCCCTCAGGTACGCATCACAGCTTTTTACTTTCTTGCATGTTTTGATTTAATAAGGCCCCTCGACCACCACAtggagaagcagcttgcctagggagcaagaggctgttagttcgacaccaacttgacggcacttcatccaccaatattgggcagcagcaatataggaaggtgctggagacggatgctcacttcagtctcaatggcaaaggcatcatttcatactgtgcaggaggaaggccATGgcaaaccattcctgtattctaccacgaaaaccacatgactctgtggttgccaggagttgacaccaactagACGGCACAATCTTTACTTTACTTTCCCCCATGTAAGCTTAACAGTAAGGTCTTCGTTACAGTCATGCTGTGGTCTAGGTTCTTCAGAACCAGCTGTACTAACACAGGGACGCCGTCGCCCAGGAAGCTGTCAGGGCCTTGGACCACCTCGCTCTatactgaccggcagcagctctgcaaagttccaggcaggaccGGGGCACAGCTAGgggggagggggcctgtgtttgccccactccctggcggcccctcggagtgagggagagaaggaagaaaagagggaggggtggagctgggggggcccgggttctttgaacccacctgctccattatagcgacacccccctgggcaggagcctttccctgcccttgctggagatgctgccagggacggcaGCTGGGGCTCTCTGCCTGCCAAGCGGGAGTTCCCCCCCTGAGGCTGCACAGGTGGAGCCttggcccatcgagctcagtCTGGTCTACACTGGCAGATATTTCttggccctgcctggagatgctgccagggactgaacctgggatcttctgcatggatGGAAAGCAACTCCAGAGGGACGTTGCAAGAGGCTGGCTGCCGGGATCCCCATTGCAGGATGAGGAGGTGCCTCTTTTCCAGGACGGACCTCCAGCCTCCTTCGGTGCTGCCTCCAAAGAGCCCACTCAGTGTACATTGCTGCCACTCGCCTCCAGCTCTGCCAGACTTCATCAGAGTGCTCTGAAATCTGCCCCAGTCCGCCTCTAATGAAAGTTCAGACGGGACGGGATTCGGCTGAGGtttcccttcttttctttttacagacTAGGCAATGATGTTGCTGCCTCTCCAAATGGCCCTGGTGTCATCATGCCTCATGGGGATATTCAGAGGAGACCACCTGGTAGGGAAGCTACgcaaagggtggggaggggagggcttgAGCCCCACCCAGCTCCTAGTTACAAGGCTGGGGAAAGAAGCAGTTGTGGGCAGAAGAAGCAGGCGGCCTTGGCGCTAGGAGCGAAAGCCCTGGGGAGGCCCAGCCCTTTCTGAGGGGCATGAGAGGAGTGCTGGCTGGCACAGGGCCCTGGCTCCCTGGGGTGGGTTCTGCCACCACCGCTTGTGTTAGCTCAGCAAAGCCTCCATGGTCAGGGCCAGTCTATATCCAAATACCCATTCCTGGAGGCCAAGAATGGGAGAGGCTgttgccttcctccctgcctgcttttgggggggggggggttgacggAGGCCTCTGGCTGGACACTGGttgaaaacagggtgctgggtaACATTGGCCCACCTTGGTGTGAAAAAgctggggaggaaaaggagatggtGGCCAGGCACCAGGAAAATGGCCAGCACTTCAGGCtctcctgcagcccccaccgctGCAGCATAAAGTTCTTGTTGTTTGAAAATAAAGTCCCACCCACACCACCACAGCAGAAAGGTTGGGGTAAAGCCACTCAGCCCACAAATTCTTTGAAGTTTCTTCCATCACTATCTCTTAATTTCCCTTCGTTTGTCCCTCCCTCTGCAGACTGGCGGAAACCGTCCCCAACCCTGAAATTGACTGAtgcgggggggacggggacccACCATTCAGATCAGCATTCAGAGGTTTTGTGGCTGCAGACGAGACGCCCCTTCTTGTCGCTGCCTCTGTGTCTTGCAGGAGACTGGTAGAGCTTCCAAGGATCCTCCCAAATCTCTCTTGAAGGGCAAAgcaatgttgttgttgtggttCCCCAGGAAGAACCCCTTCCTGGAAGCCAgccctggccctgctcctaggcAGAATGTTTGGGCAGGCGTGGAGCAGGGTTAGGGTGGAGGCTCTTTGCAGACACACCCGAGGAGGATGCTTCCCTTTCCCCCGGTCAGAGCGCCAGGCAGGGATTCCCTGCTGCACCCCGGACCCTCCCCGGCCAGCCTTCACCCCCTCCGCCTCCCTGCCGCTTTCTCACGCGCCCCTTTCCTTCCACTGCAGGTCTTCGGTGCCCCCAGCCCCCCAACCGACAATTCATCTAGCAGTAAGTTCACCCTGGACTTGGCCCTTGGCTCTTTCGATGACCAGTACAAGGGCTGCGAGAGCCAGATggaggagaaggtggggcagctCCAGCAGGCGGAGTTTGCCAGCAACAACCTTTATGCCCAGGCCTGgaaagcggcggcagcagcctggCGTGAGAAGGCGGCTTCTGCCTCAGTGCCCAAAGGCCTGAAGCCCGAGTATGCCACCGCCATTGTGGCGTATACGGGGGAGCGCCTCTACAGGGATTTCAACGTGGCCATCCGGACAGCCGGGCGCAGCAAAGAGGAGTACCTCAGCCAGTTCCGCTTCAAGGCCTTCCACTTCCTCCTCACCAGAGCCCTTCAGGTCCTGCTTCCCACCAACCCCAACAAATCCAGATGCTACCAGGTGTACCGTGGGGTCAACAACAAGTTCACCTTCAGGGCTGTGCTAGCTCAAGCCATCCGCTTCGGCCAATTCACCTCCTCAACCCTGAAGAAGGAGGTGGCCCAGTCTTTTGGGCAGGCTGGGAGGAAGACCATCTTCCGCATCACGACCTGCCTCGGGGTCTACGTCAAGCAGTTCTCCTACTTCCCGGAAGAGGAGGAGGTCCTGATCCCGCCCTACGAGAGGTTCGCCTTTGTGAGCTCCAAGGAGGAGGGAGACACAACCTGGATCCAGCTCCGCTCAGAGGGGGAGTTCAGCCATTACAACTGTGAATATGTGAAAGGTAAAACTCGGGACACCTGAGACCCCCTTTTGCCAGGGAAGAGCGGCCGACATCCTCCACAGTCCTCTGGTGATGGAAGGAGGACTGCCGGTCTGCAaggagccttcagcatccctgcgTGGAAGGCTTCTTGTGCAGCAGACGGGGCATGGAGGGGAAGGGGggcatctccccctccctccctccctccctccccaagccCTTCCCACTTGTATCGTATGCTCCTGAGAGGGTtgggcgaaacaggatgctggactagatgggcctccttgggcctgatccagcagggctgttcttatgttcaccttcTGTACCCCAGCCTCAGTCTGTTAAAATGTCCAATAACTCCAGTCATTTCTTCATGAATGTcaaagaaaagtgtgtgtgtgtgtgtgtgtgtgcacgcgcgtgcaatgtgcatgtgtgtgaaataTATCTAGTTCCTCTGCCACCCCCAGCCATGCAGAGTAGTCTCTTCCATGCGGTCTGCTTTTTGAGATCCTAAGAATTTGGTCCATGAAAATCTCCACTTTTCCTCTTCTTATTTCACTTATTAAATGTGTGATCGTCCCACCCACACCATTTCCCCCGAACGATACAATAATGGACCTGTTTATTTTCTTGCAGGCTCTAAACCATGACAAATTGGAGGACTTTCCCCCAGGATTGTCCTggccgctttccagattagctgcctaacagcaggaaaatgcctccgttcaggcaaattgcatttggaatgtaaacagcagggggagcagtctcgcggaaactaacaacccgaaaaaccagcaacttccttatgccggATATGCAATGCCATAGCACTacattgcagtgattaaattcgaaacaagctccctgctgtcagcgtagggactgcggtaacacaacgcaggaagtgtggaagcacccttccaAGATCCggcatgaccccattgcagggtccaatctggaaagtgccctggtcctTTTCCTGCCTAGGAAGCCACATATGTGTCCAAacatctttaaaacaaaacaaaaaccagcctaTTGTACGTCTCtgacattttacaaaataaaGACAGAACAAATCAACAACGGCCTCTGATACTTGGGTTTGGCAGAGTCCACCTTGTTGAGAAATGGGAGTCGTTTCTCCAGACGCAGGTCTGCAAAACCTGGATTTGCTGCTCCATTCATTTGGGCTGAAACTTTGTCCATGACCTCAAACCCCCATATTATTTTCATGCCACCCTCTA
Coding sequences within it:
- the LOC128331402 gene encoding erythroblast NAD(P)(+)--arginine ADP-ribosyltransferase-like, whose amino-acid sequence is MMLLPLQMALVSSCLMGIFRGDHLVFGAPSPPTDNSSSSKFTLDLALGSFDDQYKGCESQMEEKVGQLQQAEFASNNLYAQAWKAAAAAWREKAASASVPKGLKPEYATAIVAYTGERLYRDFNVAIRTAGRSKEEYLSQFRFKAFHFLLTRALQVLLPTNPNKSRCYQVYRGVNNKFTFRAVLAQAIRFGQFTSSTLKKEVAQSFGQAGRKTIFRITTCLGVYVKQFSYFPEEEEVLIPPYERFAFVSSKEEGDTTWIQLRSEGEFSHYNCEYVKGSKP